A single genomic interval of Lathyrus oleraceus cultivar Zhongwan6 chromosome 7, CAAS_Psat_ZW6_1.0, whole genome shotgun sequence harbors:
- the LOC127106518 gene encoding glucan endo-1,3-beta-glucosidase, with translation MSNIFLLIGILSIGLAFTGAQSIGVCYGMIGNNLPSKQEVVDLYKSKGINRMRLYYPDEEALQALRGSNIELILDVAKETLSSLVNANEATNWINKFVKPYSQDVKIKYITVGNEIYPNDNEAQYILPALQNIQNAISSANLQGQIKVSIAIAMSLIQNSYPPNNGAFIDPARSYIQPIINFLVTNGSPFLANVYPYIAYVGDKQNIHLDYALFNQQGNNDVGYQNLFDAQLDSVYAALEKVGGSNLQIVVSESGWPSAGGDGATPENAATYYSNLINHVKSGTVKKPGMAIETYLFAMFDENQKNGASTEQHFGLFNPDKSPKYQINFN, from the exons ATGTCTAATATTTTTCTGCTTATTGGTATACTGTCTATTGGATTAGCATTTACAG GTGCACAATCCATAGGAGTTTGCTATGGAATGATTGGCAATAACCTACCATCCAAGCAAGAAGTTGTGGATTTATATAAATCAAAAGGCATTAACAGAATGCGTTTATATTATCCAGATGAAGAAGCTCTTCAAGCCCTTAGAGGTTCCAACATTGAATTGATTCTTGATGTGGCTAAGGAAACCCTTTCTTCTCTTGTAAATGCCAATGAAGCCACAAACTGGATCAACAAATTTGTTAAACCCTACTCACAAGATGTTAAAATTAAGTACATCACTGTTGGAAATGAAATCTACCCTAATGACAATGAGGCCCAGTACATTCTCCCTGCATTGCAAAACATTCAAAACGCAATTTCTTCTGCTAATTTACAAGGCCAAATCAAGGTCTCTATAGCAATAGCCATGTCTTTGATTCAGAATTCTTATCCACCTAACAATGGTGCTTTTATTGACCCAGCAAGGTCTTATATACAACCAATAATTAACTTCCTAGTGACCAATGGGTCACCATTTCTTGCAAATGTGTATCCATACATCGCTTATGTCGGGGATAAACAAAACATTCATCTTGATTATGCTCTTTTTAATCAACAAGGAAACAATGATGTTGGTTATCAAAATCTCTTTGATGCGCAGTTGGATTCAGTATACGCTGCTCTTGAGAAAGTCGGGGGTTCTAATTTGCAGATTGTTGTGTCTGAGAGTGGATGGCCATCTGCTGGTGGAGATGGGGCAACACCGGAAAATGCTGCCACATATTATAGTAATTTGATTAATCATGTTAAGAGTGGGACCGTGAAGAAACCTGGTATGGCTATTGAGACTTATTTGTTTGCCATGTTTGATGAAAATCAGAAGAATGGTGCATCAACTGAACAACATTTTGGTCTCTTTAATCCTGATAAATCGCCTAAATATCAAATAAATTTCAATTAG
- the LOC127106519 gene encoding glucan endo-1,3-beta-glucosidase codes for MSITLVLIGVLLSSTAVEFTGAQSVGVCYGGFGNNLPTRQAVIDLYKSNGIGKIRLYNPDDAALQALKNSNIEVILGVPNDVLKSLTNAQAAADWVNKNVKPYYPSVKIKYIAVGNEIHADSPEASSVLPALQNIQNAISSSNLGQIKVSTAIDTILIGKSYPPNDGAFSDGSVGYIRPIVNFLVSNGSPLLANVYPYFSYVNNQQSIGLDYALFTKQGKNEVGYQNLFDAILDSIYAALEKVGGSNVKIVVSESGWPSEGGTGASAGNAATYYGNLIRHAKGGTPKRPNGPIETYLFAMFDENQKPGPEIERHFGLFRPDKSPKYQLSFN; via the exons ATGTCTATCACATTGGTGCTTATTGGAGTATTGTTATCTTCTACTGCAGTAGAATTTACGG GTGCACAATCCGTAGGTGTTTGTTATGGAGGATTTGGAAATAATCTCCCAACAAGGCAAGCAGTGATAGATTTATACAAATCAAATGGAATTGGTAAAATCCGCTTATACAATCCAGATGATGCAGCACTTCAAGCCCTAAAAAATTCAAACATAGAGGTAATCCTCGGCGTCCCGAACGACGTTCTTAAATCACTCACGAACGCTCAGGCCGCCGCTGATTGGGTCAACAAAAACGTAAAACCGTATTATCCAAGTGTGAAAATCAAATACATTGCAGTCGGGAATGAGATTCACGCAGATTCGCCCGAAGCAAGTTCGGTTCTTCCCGCATTGCAAAACATTCAAAACGCGATATCTTCGTCCAATTTAGGCCAGATTAAAGTGTCTACCGCGATAGACACAATTCTAATTGGAAAATCTTACCCGCCAAACGATGGCGCTTTTAGCGACGGTTCAGTTGGTTACATAAGGCCTATTGTTAACTTTTTAGTTAGCAACGGCTCACCACTTCTTGCTAATGTGTATCCTTATTTCTCATATGTTAATAACCAACAAAGCATTGGTCTTGACTATGCTTTGTTTACAAAACAAGGGAAGAATGAAGTTGGTTACCAAAATTTATTTGATGCAATTTTGGATTCAATTTATGCTGCTCTTGAAAAAGTAGGGGGTTCAAATGTGAAGATTGTTGTGTCTGAAAGTGGGTGGCCATCTGAAGGTGGAACTGGAGCTAGTGCTGGAAATGCTGCAACATATTATGGGAATTTGATTAGGCATGCTAAGGGTGGGACTCCTAAGAGGCCTAATGGACCTATTGAGACTTATCTTTTTGCTATGTTTGATGAAAATCAGAAGCCAGGTCCTGAAATTGAGAGACACTTTGGACTCTTTAGGCCTGATAAATCACCAAAGTATCAACTAAGTTTCAATTGA
- the LOC127106520 gene encoding uncharacterized protein LOC127106520, whose amino-acid sequence MRPNDLDESFGFLAPATVNLGLILSRPHTVTEYVLQILMENKDAEKLFFIPFNTGGHWLLLAINPIREIVYYLDSLGNDWTTYPDMKNLIDTVLQAFRAQRDIQTSRRSANRITWIKVACPQQRNQIDCGYFVLRFMRDTLALGRLVIPTDYFEEFKCAFYTKDQVDEIKEEWCQFMIELKVFS is encoded by the exons atgcgccccaatgatttggacgagtcattcggattcttagcacccgcgaccgtcaacttaggtttaatcttaagtagaccgcaTACCGTGACGGAGTATGTTCTTCAGATCCTCATGGAgaataaagatgcggagaagttgttttttataccgtttaataccgg tggacattggttgttgctcgcaatcaatcctatccgagaaattgtgtattatcttgactcgttaggaaatgattggacaacatacccggatatgaagaacctaattgacac cgtcctacaagcttttcgggcccaacgagatatccaaacctcaaggaggagcgccaaccgcattacatggattaaagtggcg tgtcctcaacaacgtaatcaaatagattgcgggtatttcgtgttgaggtttatgcgagatactcttgctttgggccgattagtgattcccaccgat tactttgaggaattcaagtgtgcattttatacaaaggatcaagtggacgaaatcaaagaggagtggtgtcaattcatgatagagctcaaagttttttcataa